The genomic stretch GAACCCAAATTTATTACAATTTCAACCTACCAAGCGCTTCTGGCATCATTTTGCGGTAAAGAAGATGAAGAGGAAGAAGAGGTTGAAGAAGCTGATACCGAAAGTTCACGTGATGTTTGCGGCAGATTATCGGAAACCAAAGCACAAAAAGTTATAGCGTCTATGAAAGCTGCCAATATAAAACTTTGCTGCTTTGATGAAGCGCACCACTTACGCAAAGAATGGTGGAAGGCTCTGGATTATTTGGTAGGATATCTTGAACCCGAGCAAACAATTTCGCTCACGGCAACCCCGCCTTATGATGTAGATTATGAAGAATGGTCAAGATATGAAGAATTGTGCGGACCTATTGATGAAATAATCTCTATTCCGGAATTGGTTAAAAACGGTGATTTATGCCCTCATCAGGACTTTTTGCATATTTCAAAAATAAGAGATTTCGAGAATACTCAAATTAATCAACAGCTTGAAAATATTTCTAAATTTATGGAAGCTTTACTAAGTAATGACGATTTAGCCCACTCCTTGAGAATATCGTCTTTTCTCAAAGAACCGGATTTTAATATCGACTTAATTCTGAGTGACCCTGAGTTTTATGTATCTATTGTATCTTTTTTAAAGGAAAAGAATAAAACTATACCGATAGCATTTTTGAAAATTTTTGATGCCAAAGAAAGTGAATTGCCTAAGTTTGACAATAAGCAGGCGAAACTTCTCTTAAGCGGACTGCTTATAAAGCACAGAGAAGAATTTGCAGAAATCGAGAAGCAATTGGATGCTTTGGCAAAACAGGCACGTGAGTGCAAGATTTTGCAAAATAAAACAATTTATATGGATGACAACCCAAAAATAAAACGGCAGCTTGCAAGCAGCAGCGGTAAAATTGATTCTATTTTGGAAATTGTAGATTTAGAATCAAGAGCTTTGCAAGAAAAATTGAGGATGGTTATACTCGCAGATTATATAAAATACAAGGAAGAGGAGAGTTCTCAACTCGGAGTTATACCTATTTGGAGTGCATTAAAAGATAATTTTAAAGGCAGGATTTCGCTTGGAGTGCTAAGCGGTAAAATTATTCTATTGCCTAAAAATACCGAGAATGATTTTTACAAAATCTTAGAGAAAAACAATATCCCAAAAGAAAACGTAACAATAAAAGCTTTTGAGCGTGATGGGGAGTATTTGCAGATAACACCCAAAAAAAGTATCAAATCTCAAATAGTACATTTAATAACGGATTTATTTAACAAAGGTCATATAACTGTCTTGGTCGGAACTCAAGCTCTGCTTGGAGAAGGTTGGGATGCACCGAGTATAAACACTTTAATCCTTTCAAGTACCGTTAGTTCTTACATGCTTTCTAATCAAATGAGGGGCAGAGCAATAAGAATAGATAAAAATAACCCCGACAAAGTTGCTAATATTTGGCATTTGGCTTCGGTAAGAACACCT from Candidatus Gastranaerophilales bacterium encodes the following:
- a CDS encoding DEAD/DEAH box helicase family protein, which produces MEKILEFKGQWRDYQERILNNLSLHLSDKKLHVVAAPGAGKTTLGIEIIARISNPVLILVPTITIKNQWKGRIVDAFLNGDEKELISTNIREPKFITISTYQALLASFCGKEDEEEEEVEEADTESSRDVCGRLSETKAQKVIASMKAANIKLCCFDEAHHLRKEWWKALDYLVGYLEPEQTISLTATPPYDVDYEEWSRYEELCGPIDEIISIPELVKNGDLCPHQDFLHISKIRDFENTQINQQLENISKFMEALLSNDDLAHSLRISSFLKEPDFNIDLILSDPEFYVSIVSFLKEKNKTIPIAFLKIFDAKESELPKFDNKQAKLLLSGLLIKHREEFAEIEKQLDALAKQARECKILQNKTIYMDDNPKIKRQLASSSGKIDSILEIVDLESRALQEKLRMVILADYIKYKEEESSQLGVIPIWSALKDNFKGRISLGVLSGKIILLPKNTENDFYKILEKNNIPKENVTIKAFERDGEYLQITPKKSIKSQIVHLITDLFNKGHITVLVGTQALLGEGWDAPSINTLILSSTVSSYMLSNQMRGRAIRIDKNNPDKVANIWHLASVRTPNIRELLGTLFSSCTKDILEGWSLYDIAQLQKRFSGFEAPSFYKPYVIQSDIERLFLTKKKMDDEDTFVAINLSMKIRAKDRALTKAIWNECLQTPYNAPAQTLRVGVDAKMKRLDNLSYSGGYLNALVLAGIVSGILYSYVANYPKLIFAIPVIFVAMIFKPTITVLRTGSPERLLKQIGFVILETLSYQNLIKTNLKLVKIKCDTDSTKRQYFYASGLPVEENNLLIQAIIEFLDPIESPRYILERTNRLFGFFKQTDFQAIPELIGEKRENINVFEGLWKKYIGDCKIFYTRTTKGRQALLHARKASFSSLTRSKKINRWQ